The genomic window CGCCCAGGTCCCCAGCGCCCAGCGCCTGGGCCTGGCGCACCAGGTCGCCCAGCGGGCGCAGGCGGCGGCGCAGCAGCCAGGTGGTGGCGACCACCGCCAGCAGCATGGCGATCAGGCTGCCCATGGCCAACTGGCCGCCGACGCGCCAGGTCACCGCGCGGATTTCGTCCTTGGGCATGCTCGCCAGGACGGTCCACGGGCCACCGGCGAAGGGCTGCGCCACGCTGTAGAAGTCGTCGTCGCCATCGCTCCAGAAACGTCCGCGGCCGGGGCTGTCCAGCAGGCCGGCAAGGCTCTCGGCCGCTCGCTCGGGGTCGCGTGCGCCGGCCGGCGGCACCAGCCAGTGGTGCTGTTCGTCCAGCAGCGCCAGCGAACCGCCCTGGCCGAGGCGGAAACGGCCGAGGTTGTCGAACTGGCGCTTCTGCGCGTCGGTGTAGTCGAAGCCGACGAACAGTACGGCAATCACCCGCCCGCTGCCGTCGCGCACCGGGGTGTACTGGGTCATGTAGTAGCGGCCGAACAGCAGCGCGCGGCCGACGTAGCTTTCGCCGCGCATCAGCAGCGCATAGGCCGGGCTGCCGTGGTCGAGCACGGTGCCCATGGCGCGGCTGCCGTCCTGCTTGGTCAGCGAGGTGGTGATACGCACGAAATCCTCGCCATCGCGCACGAACACGGTGGCGACGCCGGCGGTGAGCTGGCGGAATTCGTCGACCAGGGTGAAATCGCCGTTCAGCCGGGTGTCCCCCAGGTACAGCGCCGGCGCCTGCAGCGCAGCGACCGGCACACGCTCCTCGGGACGCGCTGTGAGGCCGGCGGCGAAGCGCTGCTCGAACAGCCCGGCGAGGCGCTGGGTGCTCTCGCGCAGGGTGCCGTGGAAGGTCTCCAACTGGTCCGCCAACAGGCGCGCTTCGCTGGCCAGGTGCTCTTCGCGGGTGGTCAGGGTAGCGCTGTCTAGCGAGCGCAGGGCAAACAGCGTGCTGCCGCTGATCAACAGCATCAGGAGCACGGCCAGGGCCACCGCCAATTGCAGGGCGATGCGGGATCGGGGCTGGTTCATTTTTCGGGTTCTGCACGCAACGGCATGCCGTCGCCCGGGGTTCGAGGAGCGGCCTGCTTCGGTTCGAGGGGAATGCCGGCGTTGTTCGCCGGTCTGCCCAGGCTATCGGCGGCCCAGGACAATACTTGAGTCATTCACCCGGAATTGGTGTTCCACGGGGCCCTGCCTGGGCCAACCTTGCGCAAAATCTCGGACAGGATCGGACAACTGCGAATTGCCCTTCAGCCAAGTACGAAGGGCCAGAACGCCCTCGCGAATGTTCTGAAATGTCCACCCGGCAACGCTGCACGAGCTGACAGTCCCGGTGCCGTCTCACGCTTTACCTTGCTTCTTGATGAGTCGCCCACGGCAGCCTGCGAAGCGCTGCAAGGGCGTAACGGATCAGCACTGGCCATCAAGGAGCATGAACATGGGACTGCTTAGTTTTCTCGGCATCGGCAACAGCGCCTCGAACTCGGCGCTGGGCAAGCTGAACTTCAATCTGAACCTGGCGACCCCGACCACCGGCGTCTCGGTTGGCACCGTCGTGAACACCGACGCCACCAAGGGCACGGCCCAGGTGGCGGTCGCGGTGAAGACCCAGGACGCCAGCGGCTCGGCGGTGGACGTCGGCGTGAACACGCAGGTCAACACCAGCCCATCGGGCGTTTCCGGCAAGGTCGACGTGGGCGTCAAGGTACTCAATGACCTGATCAAGGTCGTCGACGTGACCAACAACACCCTGTTCAACCTCGGCAAGGAATCGGGGGTTGTCCAGAACACCACGGATGTCGCCACCCAGAGCGGCGACACCACGACCCACACCCACGTCGATGCCGCTCTCGCCGCCACCCCGAACGGCGCCCTCGGCAAGGCGGATGTGGCCGTGAAGGTGCTGGACGGGCTGGCCACGGCGGTCAATCTCATCAATTCCTCGCAACTGGAAGCCGGCAAGGAAGGCGCCGCCGGCAAAACCGACCTCGGCCTGCTGGTTCAGCACGGGATCAAGAGCACGGCCGTGCTGGTCGACAGCTTCTTCAACACCGACTGCCAGTCCTTCACCGGCAAGTCCGATGTGAACGTGGCAACCCAGGGTTCGCAGGCGCTGACCGGCGTGAAGCTGGCCGATCTGCTGCAGGTCGGCCAGGCTGCCATCGAGTTCGCCGGCGACCATGCCGTGAGCGTGCAGGCCAAGGCGGCGGATGCGGCCGCCCAATCGCTGTTCCACTCGGCCAGCGATCTTCACGCGGCCCTGCCGCTGAACCACGACGTCATCGCCTAACCCCGCGCTGAACGCAAACGCCCGGCCATTTCTGCCGGGCGTTTGCGTTCCAGAGGACGCGCCGTTACTGGATGTCTTCCGGCGTGACGATCACCCAGTTCTTGTCGGCAGTGACCGGCTGGCCGAGCTTGGCCTGGGCATCGGCATTCTTCTTGATCATGCCGTTCAACTGGTCCATGTACTTGGCCTTGCGGTTGATCCACAGGTGCACGCCGTTCTCGGCGGTGCCGTTGAACAGCATGTAGCCATCGCTGCTGGGCGTGTCGCCGCCCACCAGGATCGGTTTCTTCCACTGGTCGATGTAGGTGAGGATCGCCGCCTGCTTGCCGGCCATCCAGGTCGCCGGGGTCCACAGGTAGGGAGTGACCTCCAGGTCCTGGTTGGCCTTGGGATCGTATTTGCCTTCGGCGATCTGCTTGCGTGCGGTGGTCAGGGCGCCGCTCTGGCGATCCTTGAGCAGGGTAGTCACGCCGATGACGTTCTCGGGCTTCACGTTGTAGCCGTACTTGGGATCGCTGGCCACCATGCGCACCAGTTCCTCGTGGGCGGCGGTCATCACGTAGACCTCGATGCCGTTCTCCATCAGCTTGTTGTACAGCTCGGTCTGGCCGGTGAAGACCTTGGGCGGGTTGATCTCGATCGTCTTGACCACGTCGCCATCGTAGTAGGTGCTGGGCACCGGCTTGCCGTAGGCCATCAGCTCGTCGACGTAGCCCTTGAGCTCCTTGAGGGTGAAGCCGGAGAACACCTGGGCAACCCAGGGATAGCAGACCAGGTCGTCCACTTCGCAGAGGCGATAGTAGTAGCTGTTGAGGCTTTCCTTGTGGCCGTTGACGTCCTTGAAGGGGATCAACTTGAGCGAGGGGTCGAGCTTCTCGCGGGTCAGCACGCCTTTCATTTCGAGGAAGGGCAGCAGCGATTCCTCGAGGTCGTAGCGGTAGCTGGTGTTGTCCATGTCGAAGACCGCGAAGGCGCCCTTGTTGGCGTTGGCGGCAATCAGGGCATCGAGCTGCTTGGCGGCCGGGGCGGGCCAGTGTTTCAGTTCGGTCGCGGCGAAAGAGGTGCTGGCGAGGCCGGCCAGGAACAGGCCGGCAAGCAAGGTGCGCATGGGCTTCATGGAGTTTCCCCGAGTGGTGGTTGGCGAGCTTTATTGGAATCGGCGAGGCCGTCATCGGTCTTCGCTGGACTAGTCCAGTCATGACCCTAGCAAAGCGCTGTTTCAGCTCTGCGACGGCAGCGACGTAAAGCGTCGCGACGGCGGCAGGACGTATCCATCCGCGTCATGGGGTTTTGCCAGCAGCGACGGCCGGGCAGTCCAGCGCACGGCGCGGGTGGCCGGGCGAGTCGCCGGACTCAGTCGAGCAGCGCCACCGGTGGCAGCTGCATGGCCTGCACCTCGGCCTGCAGGAAGTCGCGCAAGCGGCGCAGCCGCTCCTGGTTGCGGCGGGCGCGGGGCCAGACCAGGTAGTAGCTTTCGCCGCTGGCCACCGCGCTGGGCCAGGGCAGCGCCAGGCGCCCCTGGTTGGCCTCTTCGGCGACCATCACCAGATCGCCGATGGAAACGCCGTAGCCGCGGACGGCGGCGACAATGCCCAGCTCCAGGGTGTCGAACACCTGCCCGCCCTTGAGCGACACCTTGTCCCCCAGCCCCATGCGCTGCAGCCAGCGCCGCCAATCGCGCCGGTCGGGTGTAGGGTGCAGCAGCTCGGCGCCGGCCAGGCGCTCGGCGTCCCACGGGCCGTCCGCCATCAGCTCCGGCGCACCGACGGGAATCAGCCATTCGGGAAACAGCAGCGTGGCCCCCCAGTCCGGCGGGAAGTGCCCGGCGCTGAGCAGTACCGCGCAATCGAAGGGCTCATGGACGAAGTCCACCCGGTCCACGTCCATCCAGGCGCTGGTCAGTTGCACCTCGCTGTCGCTGTGCTGCATGCGGAACTTGCTCAGCCGCGCCAGCAGCCAACGCATGGTCAGGGTCGAGGGGGCCTTCAGGCGCAGCACGCCCTCCTCGGCGCGCAGGCTGGCGCAGGCGCGCTCCAGCGCATCGAAGCCATCGCGCACGCCGGGCAGCAGCATCCGCGCCGTTTCGGTCAGTTCCAGTTGGCGGCCGCGGCGCTGGAACAGGCGGCAGGCGAAGTGTTCCTCCAGGGTCTTGATGTGCCGGCTCACCGCGCTCTGGGTGATCGCCAATTCCTCGGCGGCACGGGTGAACGACGCATGCCGCGCCGCCGCCTCGAAGGCGCGCAGGGCATACAGCGGCGGCAACTGGCGATTCATGGCGGGCCTCCAACGACGCAAAGCATGAGTATGACTCATGAATGGCATCGCATTTTTCCTTTTGTGCCCGCCTCCACGGCCGCCTGAGAATGAGCGACTCCCATCGATGCGGCGCCTGCCGCTTGCTGAGCCTGACTCATGAAACGCCCGTACCGTGACGAACTTGCCGCCATCCTCCGCCTCGCCGGCCCTCTGATCGCCGCGCAGCTGGCCTACGTGGCCATGGTGTTCACCGACACCGTGATGATGGGC from Pseudomonas sp. GCEP-101 includes these protein-coding regions:
- a CDS encoding LysR substrate-binding domain-containing protein gives rise to the protein MNRQLPPLYALRAFEAAARHASFTRAAEELAITQSAVSRHIKTLEEHFACRLFQRRGRQLELTETARMLLPGVRDGFDALERACASLRAEEGVLRLKAPSTLTMRWLLARLSKFRMQHSDSEVQLTSAWMDVDRVDFVHEPFDCAVLLSAGHFPPDWGATLLFPEWLIPVGAPELMADGPWDAERLAGAELLHPTPDRRDWRRWLQRMGLGDKVSLKGGQVFDTLELGIVAAVRGYGVSIGDLVMVAEEANQGRLALPWPSAVASGESYYLVWPRARRNQERLRRLRDFLQAEVQAMQLPPVALLD
- a CDS encoding haloacid dehalogenase-like hydrolase, with amino-acid sequence MKPMRTLLAGLFLAGLASTSFAATELKHWPAPAAKQLDALIAANANKGAFAVFDMDNTSYRYDLEESLLPFLEMKGVLTREKLDPSLKLIPFKDVNGHKESLNSYYYRLCEVDDLVCYPWVAQVFSGFTLKELKGYVDELMAYGKPVPSTYYDGDVVKTIEINPPKVFTGQTELYNKLMENGIEVYVMTAAHEELVRMVASDPKYGYNVKPENVIGVTTLLKDRQSGALTTARKQIAEGKYDPKANQDLEVTPYLWTPATWMAGKQAAILTYIDQWKKPILVGGDTPSSDGYMLFNGTAENGVHLWINRKAKYMDQLNGMIKKNADAQAKLGQPVTADKNWVIVTPEDIQ
- a CDS encoding methyl-accepting chemotaxis protein, with the protein product MNQPRSRIALQLAVALAVLLMLLISGSTLFALRSLDSATLTTREEHLASEARLLADQLETFHGTLRESTQRLAGLFEQRFAAGLTARPEERVPVAALQAPALYLGDTRLNGDFTLVDEFRQLTAGVATVFVRDGEDFVRITTSLTKQDGSRAMGTVLDHGSPAYALLMRGESYVGRALLFGRYYMTQYTPVRDGSGRVIAVLFVGFDYTDAQKRQFDNLGRFRLGQGGSLALLDEQHHWLVPPAGARDPERAAESLAGLLDSPGRGRFWSDGDDDFYSVAQPFAGGPWTVLASMPKDEIRAVTWRVGGQLAMGSLIAMLLAVVATTWLLRRRLRPLGDLVRQAQALGAGDLGARLTVSSHDEIGDLARSFNQMGEALSSMVARVRGAAEDVGHCSRSLSGLSSGAYAGMEQQSGEINSMAGAVEEFSATSMDIADNMRSTERMASENTRQTHIGLQSMDDASASLAQIAGALQRTVERVNRLGARSQEIGSIVGVITSIAEQTNLLALNAAIEAARAGEQGRGFAVVADEVRSLAARTQAATTEISQMIGAIQQDTGSAIETIEQGSQLMQHGLTLNEKVAAALAQISQQSSAAGEQFAAITTATQEQSRTATLLSSNLQGIAQANSEQRQVVADLAQTVRELDSLAAGLREEVGRFR